In Psychrobacter ciconiae, the genomic window GTTGGCGGGCAATCGCTCAATCATCATCCCGATTGTCAATACGGATGCCATGTTTTCACAAAAAGTACCGCCGCAGTTTGGCACGCCCATCTTTTTGGACTTAGATGGCGGCGGCATTCGCTCCTTGTATTTTGATGCGGTGCTCAGCCAGTTTGTCATTGCCAACGAAATCACCAACGCTGATGGCGACAAAAAAGCGCAGATTTGGACGTGGTCGGGGGATATTGATGACAAACCAGTTAAAATTCATGCCCCTGAGCTTGATGAGCTCAAAAACATCGAAGCGGTTGACTCCATCACCGCCAATGGCACTATAAAAATGATTTTTATGGCGGATGAAGGCGATGCCAAAAAAGGTATTCATGCGCGCTATGTGATGCTTGATTATAAAAACATTTTGCCGAATACCAAAGCTAAGCGCTAATGAGAATCATTATGTTACAACATGTAGTAAAATTAAAAAAAATGGCGATAAGCCTTTATAATATATGATTATATTAAGTCAAAAGAGTTTCTTATGAGCCAGTCAAAAGCCCCCAACACTGCGCGCATCACTTGGGGAGCAGTTGCCCTTATCGGTGGCGCTGTTGTCCTAAAGTCCGTTTTTGGGCTTGGTGCAAGTCCGATAGCTAATGCCGCCGAACCTGTAAAAGCTGCGGCAAAAGCGCAAGCGTCCAGCGTTGACATTCGCACCTTTGAAAATATTTACGAGCCTTCTGCGGTGTTTCAATTGCCGGACGGCAAAATTTTGGTCGTTGAAGACGAAATTGCAAGCGCCATGAGTCTTTTAACCATCACGCCTGATGGCAGATTGCTTGAAGACAAAGCTGCCAACCAAAAGCTGATTAAAAGCTTTGGGCAAAAACTTGATGACTTAGAAAACCTTGCCGGTGACAATCACGGTCGCATTTTTGCTTCAACCTCGCATTCCTCCGACAAAAAAGGCAACCGCGATCCCAACCGAGAGCAGTTGTTGCGATTTACGGTCAAAAATGGTCAGGCTCAAAATATCGCTCGCGTCACCAGCCTTCGGGATGATCTGCGCGGTGATCAAACTTTGGTCGATGCCATCAAAGCCAAATCTGGACAAGCGCCGCATTTTTCAGATTTAAACATTGAAGGCATGGCGTATTTACCCAAAGACAATTCGCTACTGCTCGGGCTTCGAGCGCCGATGGCAGGTGAATTGTCTATCGTTGTGCCGATTACCAATATCGATGCGATGTTTGATAAAAAAGCCAAGCCTGTTTTTGGCGCGCCTATCTTTTTGGATTTAGGTGGTGGCGGTATCCGCTCCTTGCATTTTGATGAGCGCCTAAATACCTTTATCATTGCCAATGAAATCGCGGGCAGTAATGGCAAAGACGTGTCGCAAATCTGGTCATGGAGTGGTAAAGCGACTGAAGCGCCCAAAAAAGTAGACATCAAGCAGCTGCATCAACTCAAAAATATCGAAGCCATTGACGATTTGGTCATCAATGGTCAAAAAAAGCTGGTATTTATGGCGGATGAAGGCGTTGAGAAAAAAGATATTCCAGCAAAATATATGATGGTTGATTATGAGCAGTTTTTGCAAAAATAATTCCGCTCTTAATTTAACCTTTTAAATGCGGTTTAAAAAACTTTTCTTAAAATAACATCAAGGATGCGGCGATGACAGCTCTACAACAGGCATTAACGGTGGGCAAAGTGATTTGCGTGGGTCGCAATTATGCCGCTCATGCGCGTGAGCTTGGCAATGACGTTCCTAAATCGCCGCTTTTGTTCATGAAGCCGGCATCGTGCGTGACTTATCTGAATCAACATGAGGTCGGCACAATTCATCTTCCTGATGCCGATAAGTTTGGCGACACCCATTACGAAGCTGAGCTTTGTATTCAGTTATCCGGCGATTTAAAAAACGCCACGGCTGCTGAGGCAAAAGCTGCCATTGGCGGCGTGACTTTAGGGCTTGATTTGACGCTGCGCGAGCTGCAAAGCCAGCTTAAAGACAAAGGTCAGCCTTGGGAGCGTGCCAAATGCTTTGATGGCGCTTGCGTGCTGGGCGATTGGGTTGAGCCGCAGGTGTTTGGCGATTTTACCGACGTTCATTATCAGTTATTTATCAATGATGAAAAAGTCCAAGATGGGGACAGCAGTTTGATGCTGTTTCCTGTGCTTGA contains:
- a CDS encoding DUF3616 domain-containing protein, translated to MSQSKAPNTARITWGAVALIGGAVVLKSVFGLGASPIANAAEPVKAAAKAQASSVDIRTFENIYEPSAVFQLPDGKILVVEDEIASAMSLLTITPDGRLLEDKAANQKLIKSFGQKLDDLENLAGDNHGRIFASTSHSSDKKGNRDPNREQLLRFTVKNGQAQNIARVTSLRDDLRGDQTLVDAIKAKSGQAPHFSDLNIEGMAYLPKDNSLLLGLRAPMAGELSIVVPITNIDAMFDKKAKPVFGAPIFLDLGGGGIRSLHFDERLNTFIIANEIAGSNGKDVSQIWSWSGKATEAPKKVDIKQLHQLKNIEAIDDLVINGQKKLVFMADEGVEKKDIPAKYMMVDYEQFLQK
- a CDS encoding fumarylacetoacetate hydrolase family protein; its protein translation is MTALQQALTVGKVICVGRNYAAHARELGNDVPKSPLLFMKPASCVTYLNQHEVGTIHLPDADKFGDTHYEAELCIQLSGDLKNATAAEAKAAIGGVTLGLDLTLRELQSQLKDKGQPWERAKCFDGACVLGDWVEPQVFGDFTDVHYQLFINDEKVQDGDSSLMLFPVLELLVEISHAFSLQAGDVIMTGTPSGVGKLACGDKLVLVLNEYSWHACVQ